A genomic segment from Ptychodera flava strain L36383 chromosome 19, AS_Pfla_20210202, whole genome shotgun sequence encodes:
- the LOC139118131 gene encoding uncharacterized protein, protein MGVHREVTGVHQGVVVVVVALMEAHLEVEVMVADGGISGEDGGTSGGGSGADGGGGGTGGGDGGTDGGTSGGDGGTSGGDGGVDGGTGGGEVATTARDDGQGHVTHDRTTVSGGYSTEVTDKEDAGGLDIIPIAAGGGGGLLVLIIIIVVVVVIKKKKKKKQRVAEEEGEEELVTIQTSTVITTTTTISHAAPKNFPIKPKLDISSVQSPPVAVAPEKLAPIRGPRRGTVKAGIAGGDFPQLPSIE, encoded by the exons ATGGGGGTACATCGGGAGGTGACGGGGGTACACCAgggggtggtggtggtggtggtggcacTGATGGAGGCACATCTGGAGGTGGAGGTGATGGTGGCTGATGGAGGCATATCTGGAGAAGATGGGGGTACATCGGGAGGTGGCAGTGGCGCTGATGGAGGTGGTGGCGGCACTGGTGGAGGTGATGGTGGCACTGATGGAGGCACATCTGGAGGAGATGGGGGTACATCTGGAGGTGATGGTGGCGTTGATGGTGGCACCGGTGGAGGTGAGGTAGCTACCACTGCACGTGATGACGGGCAAGGTCATGTTACCCATGACAGGACAACAGTATCTGGAGGCTATTCAACAGAAGTGACAG ATAAAGAAGATGCAGGTGGGCTGGACATCATTCCGATCGCAGCGGGCGGTGGAGGCGGTCTCCTCGTTCTGATCATCATCATAGTAGTTGTCGTCGTgataaagaagaagaagaagaagaaacagCGTGTAGCCGAGGAGGAAGGAGAGGAAGAGTTGGTGACCATCCAAACAAGCACAGT GATCACTACAACGACTACGATCTCTCACGCTGCGCCGAAGAATTTCCCCATCAAGCCAAAACTCGACATAAGCAGCGTCCAGAGCCCACCAGTTGCCGTCGCCCCAGAAAAGTTGGCGCCAATCAGGGGACCTCGTCGAGGCACGGTCAAAGCTGGCATAGCCGGCGGCGATTTTCCACAACTTCCGTCGATAGAGTAA
- the LOC139118132 gene encoding uncharacterized protein: MHTCERERLTYVKTGIILGGNIWSYIKMPVVFPPLTGYSLCFWIKTTSIQTYFLDYSVPNRRHEFSIYQDKRSKLFTMFRAGSRNKYRFSTGRGEVNDGKWHHFCTSWSSDSGICHTYRELYRWGTFVSAKDYTIEGGGIMVLGQSMSSHGGGFSSSLALKGSITDINMWDRQLTHAEVTGVVCYKFVFCGNLVPFSAFMSKHLRIVKFEPFHLERDAMAEYLEMPSCSVWTTAEPTTTAPRTTLNVTMAPTTTHTTIAPTTTQGATHRVTTVSQGGSLASASQSSYISTPQSGDGGGSAGTTDGGITGGNGGGDSGGTSGGDGTSGGDGGTGGDTSGGGDGGTSGGDGGTPGDGSGTDGGGGGTSGGDGGTSGGTSGGDGGTSEGGGGTDGGTSGGDGGTDGGTSGSDGGTDGGGGGTDGGGGGTGGGDGGIVLMEAIRR, encoded by the exons ATGC acacTTGTGAACGCGAACGCTTGACCTATGTCAAAACCGGGATCATCCTTGGTGGAAATATATGgtcctacatcaaaatgccAGTGGTTTTCCCACCACTTACAGGGTATAGTCTGTGTTTCTGGATAAAGACTACAAGCATTCAAACCTACTTTCTTGACTACTCCGTACCAAATCGCCGCCATGAGTTCAGCATCTACCAAGACAAAAGAAGTAAACTTTTCACTATGTTCAGGGCAGGAAGTCGGAATAAGTACAGGTTTTCAACTGGACGGGGCGAAGTCAATGACGGTAAATGGCACCATTTCTGCACGTCGTGGTCCAGTGACTCAGGTATATGTCACACTTACAGGGAACTCTACAGATGGGGTACTTTCGTCTCTGCTAAGGACTACACCATTGAGGGCGGTGGCATTATGGTCCTCGGCCAATCGATGTCCTCCCACGGCGGAGGTTTCAGCTCCAGTCTCGCCTTAAAAGGCTCGATTACAGATATCAATATGTGGGATCGCCAGCTGACTCACGCCGAGGTGACTGGCGTCGTTTGCTACAAATTTGTATTCTGTGGCAATTTAGTGCCCTTTTCGGCGTTCATGAGCAAGCATCTCCGCATAGTGAAGTTTGAGCCGTTTCACCTTGAGCGAGATGCAATGGCCGAATACCTCGAGATGCCATCTTGTTCAG TCTGGACAACCGCAGAACCAACCACGACCGCGCCTCGTACAACATTGAATGTGACGATGGCTCCGACTACTACGCATACAACAATAGCTCCGACGACAACCCAGGGCGCTACTCATCGTGTAACGACCGTAAGTCAAGGCGGGTCATTAGCAAGTGCTTCTCAATCAAGTTATATTAGTACACCACAAAGTGGAGATGGCGGTGGCAGCGCaggaaccacagatggtggcaTCACAGGAGGAAATGGCGGTGGTGATAGTGGGGGCACATCTGGAGGAGATGGTACATCTGGAGGTGACGGTGGCACTGGTGGTGACACATCTGGAGGAGGAGATGGAGGAACATCAGGGGGAGACGGGGGTACACCTGGAGATGGCAGTGGCACTGATGGAGGTGGTGGTGGCACCAGTGGAGGTGATGGTGGTACAAGTGGAGGCACATCAGGAGGAGACGGGGGTACATCTGAAGGTGGCGGTGGCACTGATGGAGGCACGTCTGGAGGTGATGGTGGCACTGATGGTGGCACATCTGGAAGTGATGGTGGCACTGATGGAGGCGGTGGTGGCACTGATGGAGGTGGTGGCGGCACTGGTGGAGGTGATGGTGGCATAGTACTGATGGAGGCAATCAGGAGGTAG